A segment of the Candidatus Neomarinimicrobiota bacterium genome:
TAATCGACTTCCTACTCAAAGGGATAGCAAAAACCCCACTCCTTACGCATGGTATCCATGATTTCCATGATGGCAACAGTCTCATTCAGGGGTATAATGGGACTCTCTATTTCGCCGGACTGGATGCAGCGGGCAACCTCCAGGACCTGATATATGAATCCCTGCTCATGGTTATTTCCCTGAACCTCCAGAGTATCCTTTATCTCATTGCTACCGTCATGTCTGAAAAGGGTAAATTGCGATCCACCTGAAAATTTTGGGAAATTAATGTAACCTTTAGATCCGTAAATCATGGCTTCACTCACCATTTTCAAGTTATAGCTGGTACTTATATTAGCCAGGCAGCCTGAGGGAAACCTAAACATGTAATTTGATAATTCATCCACACCTGACTCGCTGAAACGTGTCATGGATTTTATCTCAACTGGTAATTCACCCAGGATATAGCAGACAAAGGAGATGGCATAAATACCCATATCAAGGGTAACACCGCCAGCCAGATCTGGATCATTGAGTCGTTTTTCATAATCTGGACCCACAAAGCCACCATAAGAAATATTGATTTGCTTAATCTCCCCAAGTTCTGATTCTACAATTTTAGCTTTTATCATATTCACACTGGGCAGGAATCGGGTCCAGATGGCTTCCATTAAAAACAGATGATGGGATCGGGCGATGTTCACGAGTTCCCGGGCCTCCACGGAGTTGACGGTAAAGGCCTTCTCAATCAGCACATGTTTTCCGGATTCCAGAGCTAACTTGGCATTCTCAAAATGGAAATTATGGGTGGTAGCCACATAAATGATATCAACTTCTGAACTATTCACAATCTCCTGATAAGTGAATACATGCTTAACCGAGTACTTTTTGCCAAATGCTACTGC
Coding sequences within it:
- a CDS encoding Gfo/Idh/MocA family oxidoreductase produces the protein MNNAKTLKWGIMGLGNIAHTMANVLKITPQNQLVAVASKSHSRAVAFGKKYSVKHVFTYQEIVNSSEVDIIYVATTHNFHFENAKLALESGKHVLIEKAFTVNSVEARELVNIARSHHLFLMEAIWTRFLPSVNMIKAKIVESELGEIKQINISYGGFVGPDYEKRLNDPDLAGGVTLDMGIYAISFVCYILGELPVEIKSMTRFSESGVDELSNYMFRFPSGCLANISTSYNLKMVSEAMIYGSKGYINFPKFSGGSQFTLFRHDGSNEIKDTLEVQGNNHEQGFIYQVLEVARCIQSGEIESPIIPLNETVAIMEIMDTMRKEWGFCYPFE